The genomic window CGCAGGACGCCGAGCACCCGCTGACCCTGGCCGAGGTACGGCGGCTCGGCGATGTCGTCCTGCTGCGCTATCTGTCCCCCGGCGGAAAGGAAGACGAGGCATGACACCCCTTGGGTCAACCCGCGGCCGTCACGGTGACCACAGAACGCGCCCTCGGCCGAAGGCCCCGCTATCGGGGCGGCGGAGCGCGTGCCCTGGTGACCATACGCCGGGTCGTGCCGGGCGCCCCGTCGACACGATCGCGGACGCGCGCGAAGCCGCGGAGGAGCAAGCATGACACCCCTTGGGTCAACCCGCGGCCGTCACGGTGACCACAGGGCGCGCCCTCGGCCGAAGGCCCCGCTATCGGGGCGGCGGGGCGCGTGCCCTGGTGACCATACGCCGGGTCGTGCCGGGCGCCCCGTCGACACGATCGCGGACGCGCGCGAAGCCGCGAAGGAGCAAGCATGACCGGGTTCGAAACCCACCTGCTGCCGGTGAGCACCACGACCGAGGAACGGGAGCGCGGCGCGCGGGTCGCCGTGCTTCCCGTCGGCAGCTTCGAGCAGCACGGCGAGTTCCTGCCGCTGTCAACCGACACGGTGATCGCGACGACGATCGTCGGCGCGCTGGCGGCCGCGCACCCGGTGCTGCGGCTTCCGCCGGTCACCATCTCCTGCTCACACGAGCACGCGGCATGGCCCGGCACGGTCAGCATCTCGGCACGCACGCTGTACGCGATCGTGCACGATGTCGCGGAGTCGCTGCGCGGCTCCGGCGTCGACCGGCTCGTTCTGGTCAACGGCCACGGCGGCAACTACGTACTGTCCAATGTGGTCCAGGAGGCGGGCCCTGCCGGGTACCGGATGGCGTTGTTCCCCACCGGTGAGGCGCTGGGGAACGCGCGTGCCGCGGCCGGGATCGCGACCCCGGCGCGCAGCGATATGCACGCGGGTGAGCTGGAGACCTCGGTACTGCTGCACGCCCACCCGCATCTGGTCCGCCCCGGCTATGCCACCGCCGACCATCTCGCCGACGACCGGGAACACCTGCTCACCCTCGGACTCGCCGCCTACAGCGAGTCCGGTGTGGTCGGTCGTCCCTCTGCCGCCTCCGCGGAGAAGGGGCGGCTCCTGCTCGCCGGTCTCGTCGAGGCCTTCGGCGAGCTGCTCGCCGTGCTCGATCAGCCGGGAACGTCGTCGAGGTGCGGCAGGTAGTGATCCAGCCGTTCCCGCTTGGTGCGCAGGTAGCGCAGGTTCTCCTCGTTCGGCTCGGCCAGCAGGCCGACCCGCTCGACGAGCCGGATCCCGTACCGCCGCAGGGCGGCGACCTTCCGCGGGTTGTTCGACAGCAACCGCACCGCGGGTACCCCGAGGTCGCGCAGGATCTCCGCGGCGAGCCGGTAGTCCCGCGCGTCGACCGGAAGGCCGAGGGCCAGGTTCGCCTCGACGGTGTCCATGCCCTCGTCCTGCAGCCGCAGCGCCTTCAGCTTGGCCGACAACCCGATCCCCCTGCCCTCGTGGCCACGCAGGTAGACCAGCACCCCGGCGCCCGCCGCGACGATCGCCCGCAACGCCGCGGACAACTGTTCCCCGCACTCGCAGTGGGTCGAGCCGAACACGTCCCCGGTCAGGCACTCCGAATGCACTCGCACCAGCACCTCGCCCGCGGTGACCTCGCCGTGCACCAGCGCCACCTGCTCATGCACCTCGGTGGGATCCCGGTACCCGATCGCGCGGAAGTCCCCGGCCGAGGTGGGCATCCGGGTGTCCACGGTCCTTCGGACGGCCGGTCGCCGCGCCGGGCCGGCCACCGCGTCGTGTTCGGTCATATCGCCTGTCCAATCCGTGCGGGCGTCCGGGCGCAGCGCACCCGCCGCGGCTCGAGAGCGCGGCCGCCGTACCGTTGCCCGAGCAGGAGAACCCCGACCCCGGGCAGGCTCGCGACCAGCGCGAGCACCCCGTAGACCACGGCCGTGGTCAGTCCCTCGGCCGCGCCGAGCCCCGCCGCGCCGAACGCCAGGGCGGCCGCGCCTTCCCGCGCTCCCCATCCTCCGACATTCACCGGCAGCCCCATCGCGAGCAACGCCAGCACCAGCAGGGGCAGCAACTCGGTGGCGGGCGCGACCGATCCCGCCGCCCTGGCCGCGACCAGGAACAGCGCCAGATGCCCAGCCAGCGCCGCCACCGACAGGGCGGTCACCCCCGGCCACGCGTCCCTGGCGAGCAGCCCCACCCGTGCCTCCGCACCGAAGGCGGCGCACACGCGACCCCACCGGGAACCACCGGCGCTCCGCCTGCCCGCGGTGCGGGTGAGTACCAGCAGCAGGGCCGCGAGGCCGACGATCGCCACACCGGACGTGGTGACCAGGCCATGGAACTCCGCGGGAACGATGGTGGGCTGGGCCAGCAGCACCGCCACCGCGGTCACGACGATCACCGCCTGGCCCGCGGCGCGCTCCAGCACCACCGCCCGCACGCCGAGCCCGAGGTCGCCCTCCTGCCTGCCGTGCCGCACGGCGCGATGCACGTCGCCGAGCATGCCCACGGGCAGCGTCGCGTTCAGGAACAGCGCCCGGTAGTAGTCCGCGACGGCCTTACCCAGCGGCAGCTCCAGCCCGAGCCGCCGGGCCACCAGGCACCACCGCCAGGCACTGAGCACCGTGGTGGCCAGGCCGAATGCCAGTGCCAGTAGCAACTCGCGGGGCCCGATCACCCGCAGGCCGTCCACCAGCGCCTCGGTACCCACCTGCCACAGCAGCACCCCGATGATGGCCGGCCCGACGCACGGCCGCAGCCAGGTCGGGAACGCCCGCCGCACGCTATCCCTCCGCCGGCAGCACGAGCAGGTCCTCATGCCAGACCACCACCCGCAACGCACCCTCCGCGCACGAGCTGAGCCGCCTGCGCAGGTAGCCCTCGGCGGCGGGCTCAAGGTCCGGGCGGTGCTCGACGGCGGCCGCGACCCAGCCGCGAAGCCATTCCGCCGCCAGCACCGCCTCGCTCTCGCCCAGTCGCCACGGGCTGGGATGCCGGCGCACCGCGGCGCCCCCGCGCTGGAAGGCCGCGGCGGTCGCCTCGACCGCGTCCGGCCCGAGCAGTTCCCTGCCGTGCACGGTGCGCCGCTGGTGGTCGTCGAAGGCGGCGGCGAGCTCGGCGTCCAGCGGATCGGCGGGGGTGAGCTCGACCCGCCCGGCCACCGAGAGGGTCAGCAGTGCGGCGCATCCGGCCCCGGTGCAGGCCCCTGCCAGCCCGGCGACCTCCTCGGCGGTCAGCAGGTCCAGCAGCGCGGAGGCGGTCACCAGCGAGGTACCGGCCAGGTCGTCGGCACGCAGCTCGGTGATGTCCCCCCGCTCGGTGCGCACGGCGACCGGGGCACCGTCTGCGGCGTGTTCCGGCTGCGCCGCGGCGGCCACCGCGAGCAGCGCGGGGTCACGGTCGTGCAGGATCCACCGTTGCGGGCCGGGTAGCCTGCCGGCGAGCCAGCGAAGCATCGATCCGGTACCGCAGCCGAGGTCCCGCACCAGCAACGGCGGGCCGGGCAGGTGCGCTCGCAGTGCGGCGACCAGCCCGGAGGCCCGTGCGGCGGCGTCGGCGTCCGCACGCAGCTCCAACCACGCCGCGGGATAGGCGGTGTTCGTGGTCACGCCGCCCTCCCCGGTTCGCCGCGCAGGCCGGCCAGCACCCCGGCCAGCCGTTCCGCCGTGACGCCCCAGCCGCGCAGGGTGCCGCGC from Amycolatopsis cihanbeyliensis includes these protein-coding regions:
- a CDS encoding methyltransferase domain-containing protein, translating into MTTNTAYPAAWLELRADADAAARASGLVAALRAHLPGPPLLVRDLGCGTGSMLRWLAGRLPGPQRWILHDRDPALLAVAAAAQPEHAADGAPVAVRTERGDITELRADDLAGTSLVTASALLDLLTAEEVAGLAGACTGAGCAALLTLSVAGRVELTPADPLDAELAAAFDDHQRRTVHGRELLGPDAVEATAAAFQRGGAAVRRHPSPWRLGESEAVLAAEWLRGWVAAAVEHRPDLEPAAEGYLRRRLSSCAEGALRVVVWHEDLLVLPAEG
- a CDS encoding creatininase family protein; the protein is MTGFETHLLPVSTTTEERERGARVAVLPVGSFEQHGEFLPLSTDTVIATTIVGALAAAHPVLRLPPVTISCSHEHAAWPGTVSISARTLYAIVHDVAESLRGSGVDRLVLVNGHGGNYVLSNVVQEAGPAGYRMALFPTGEALGNARAAAGIATPARSDMHAGELETSVLLHAHPHLVRPGYATADHLADDREHLLTLGLAAYSESGVVGRPSAASAEKGRLLLAGLVEAFGELLAVLDQPGTSSRCGR
- a CDS encoding lysylphosphatidylglycerol synthase transmembrane domain-containing protein gives rise to the protein MRRAFPTWLRPCVGPAIIGVLLWQVGTEALVDGLRVIGPRELLLALAFGLATTVLSAWRWCLVARRLGLELPLGKAVADYYRALFLNATLPVGMLGDVHRAVRHGRQEGDLGLGVRAVVLERAAGQAVIVVTAVAVLLAQPTIVPAEFHGLVTTSGVAIVGLAALLLVLTRTAGRRSAGGSRWGRVCAAFGAEARVGLLARDAWPGVTALSVAALAGHLALFLVAARAAGSVAPATELLPLLVLALLAMGLPVNVGGWGAREGAAALAFGAAGLGAAEGLTTAVVYGVLALVASLPGVGVLLLGQRYGGRALEPRRVRCARTPARIGQAI
- the ribA gene encoding GTP cyclohydrolase II, whose protein sequence is MTEHDAVAGPARRPAVRRTVDTRMPTSAGDFRAIGYRDPTEVHEQVALVHGEVTAGEVLVRVHSECLTGDVFGSTHCECGEQLSAALRAIVAAGAGVLVYLRGHEGRGIGLSAKLKALRLQDEGMDTVEANLALGLPVDARDYRLAAEILRDLGVPAVRLLSNNPRKVAALRRYGIRLVERVGLLAEPNEENLRYLRTKRERLDHYLPHLDDVPG